A window of Macrococcus sp. 19Msa1099 genomic DNA:
TTTTATAGATGTAATGATGGCCTCTGTCATCTCTTTTGCATACAAGTGCATATCTGTTGCGACCTGATCATTTCTTGAACGAGCGGTATGCATCTTTCCTCCAACAGGGCCGATTTTTTCTATCAGCAGTTTCTCGATATTAAGATGGATGTCTTCTAGTTCTTTTTTGAAAGTCACGTTACCCGCTTCATAGTCTTCTCTAATGTCCTGTAGTCCATTGATAATTTGATTCGCTTCATCTGAAGTGATGATATACGTCTTCTCAAGCATCGTAACATGCGCGATACTCCCTTTAATATCTTGGTAGAACAGTCTCGCATCAACTTCAATCGATTGATTGAAGTCGGCGACCTGTTCACTCATACTTTCTTTAAATCTGCCACCCCATAGCGCTTTACTCATGTGCATCACCTCTATACACTCTCGTTGCCTGCTTCACTGGAAGTTCATAGATTTCAATGAATCCGACACTTGCCTGCTGATTGAATGTATCTTCCTTCGTATAAGTTGCGAGCTTCTCGTTATACAGAGTGTTATCACTTTTTCTGCCGATTACTGTGATATTTCCTTTATAGAGTTTGACCTTTGTTTCGCCATTAACGTATTGCTGCATATCTGTTAACAGATGTTTCAGATGATCGGCAAGTGGAGAGAAGAATAAGCCGTTATATATAAGGTTAGCAAACTGCTGCTCAACATAGGGTTTAAAATGCTGTACATCTTTCGTTAAAGTGATTGTTTCAAGGTCTTTATGTGCTTTAAGGATGATCATTGCACCTGGTGCTTCATATACTTCACGTGATTTAATGCCGACAAGACGATTCTCAACGTGGTCGATTCTGCCGACACCGTGTTTGCCTCCTAATTCATTCAACTGTTTGATGATTTCGTGCAATTTTAAAGACTGTCCGTTTAATGCAGCTGGAAGTCCTGCTTTAAAAGTGATATCAATAATTTCTTCTTCATCTGGTGCATCTTTCGGTGATACGGTTAAGTCATATGCATCTTCAGGTGGTGTGGCATAGGGATCTTCTAAGATGCCGCATTCGTTACTTCTGCCCCATAAATTCTGATCGATTGAGTAGGGTGAATCTAAGTTGATAGGCACGGGAATATCATGCGCTTTAGCGTATTCAATCTCTTCTTCACGACTGAATCCCCAGTCACGAACCGGCGCAAGTGTCGTAATAGATGGATCGATACTATGAATCGCAACTTCAAAACGCACCTGGTCATTTCCTTTTCCTGTACAGCCATGTGCAATGAACTTCGCCTCATGTTGATGTGCAACTTCTACAAGCGCTTCAGCGATCAGCGGTCTGCTCAGTGCTGAAATAAGCGGATATGTATTTTCATAAAGGCTGTTCCCTTTGATCGCATATGATAGGTAGTCCTCTGCATATGCTTCAATCTTATCGAGCATGATCGATTCAATCGCGCCAACTTTGAGTGCTTTTTCTTTAATGTGTGCGAGATCCTTTCCTTCACCGACATCAAGGCAGCATGCGATAACATCATACCCTTTCTCGATTAACCATTGAATTGCGACGCTAGTATCTAATCCTCCAGAATATGCTAATACCACTTTTTGTTTTTCGTTCATTTCAATTCCCCCATTAGTTTTTGAATTTATTTTATTAATTAATATACATAATAATGTATCAGTATGCATAACTAAAATCAAGTATAAATATTCATTTTTTAGAATAAAAATATAAATATTTCAATTTTTAAGATATAAGCACTTTATAAAGCGTTATGGATTGTGAACTTAAGTTGAATCGAGTACAATGATTGTGAAACTATGAACGGGAGGAATAGAAATGACGCATATTAAATTTAACTACGACATGGCAAAATCGTTCGTAGGAGATCATGAATTGACACAGATGCAGGATTTAGTGAAAAATATTCATCATGTAATCCATGAAGGTAGTGGTGCAGGTAGCGATTTCCTAGGATGGCTGGACTTACCGGTAGATTACGATAAGGAAGAATTCGCACGTATTAAAGAAAGTGCGAAGAAGATAAATGCAGATAGCGACGTGTTAATTGTTATCGGCATTGGAGGGTCTTATCTCGGTGCACGTGCTGCAATCGAGATGCTGAATAAATCATTTGATCACCTGAAATCAGATAAGACACAGATTATCTTTGCAGGACACCAATTATCATCAAGCTATTTGAACGATTTAATTGAATATGTTCAGGACAAAGATTTCTCAGTGAACGTGATTTCTAAATCTGGTACAACGACGGAACCAGCTGTTGCATTCCGTGTATTTAAGAAACTATTGGAAGAGAAATACGGCAAAGAAGGCGCGAAATCTCGTATTTATGCAACTACGGATAAATCTAAAGGTGCATTAAAGTCACTTGCCACAACTGAAGGCTATGAAACATTTGTCGTGCCGGATGATGTCGGAGGACGCTTCTCAGTATTAACAGCTGTTGGATTATTACCGATTGCAGCAGCAGGCCATGATATTGATGCGATGATGGAAGGAGCTGCGAGTGCACGTAATGAACTGAGTTCATCAGAACTTACAGAGAACATCAGTTATCAGTATGCAGCGCTGCGTAATATTTTATACAACAAAGGGTACACGATTGAGATGTTAATCAATTACGAACCGAGTCTTCAATACTTCAACGAGTGGTGGAAACAGCTATTCGGTGAGTCTGAAGGTAAGGACTTTAAAGGTATCTATCCATCAAGCGCGAACTTCTCAACGGACCTTCACTCATTAGGTCAATACGTTCAGGAAGGGCGTCGTGATATCTTTGAAACGGTCGTTAAAGTAACGACACCAAGAAGCGATGTCACAATTGAAGCGGATGAGAATGATCTAGATGGTCTGAACTTCTTAGCAGGTAAAACATTGGACTTCGTCAACACGAAAGCATTCCAGGGGACACTACTTGCACATAGCGATGGCGGGGTACCAAACTTCGTCGTTGAAGTACCGAAGTTAGATGCATTTACTTTCGGTTACCTTGTTTACTTCTTCGAGTTAAGTGTTGCGATGAGCGGCTACTTGCTCGGTGTTAATCCATTTAACCAGCCAGGGGTTGAAGCGTACAAGCAGAATATGTTCGCATTGCTTGGGAAACCGGGCTTTGAAGACAAGAAGGCAGAACTAGAAGCAAGGCTTCAATAATATATGTCATGTTATTCTTAAAACAAGCTATGAACTGTTCATAGTTTGTTTTTTTTAATATTTACATTATAATCACATAAAAGTGAGGTGAAGGTTTGTTTACAGAAGCGCACTTACTGGAATTATTTGAACGATTTAAAGGTCTCGGCATTATTATTGCTTTTCTTCTGCCATTTATTGAAGCATTTATTCCGATATTACCGATTATGGTCTTTGCTGTTGTTAATGTGAATGCTTATGGTCTGATACCTGGATTCTTACTTACATGGAGCGGTGCAGTAGCTGGTTCATATTGTGTTACGCTTTTAGTGAGAACCTATGGTCAGCATCGACTTTTAAGACGATTAAGCAAACATCCGCAGACATTAAAGTTTATAAGAAGAGTGGATAACAGAGGGATGCTGCCATTATTTTTGTTACTCTGCTTTCCATTCACACCCTCCAGTCTGGTCAATATTGTGGCAGGTCTAAGCACGCTCGATATAAAGAAATATTTATGGGTCGTTCTATTCGGAAAAGCGATTATGTTGTTTACTTTAAGCTTTATCGGTAACGATATATATTCCTTTGTGAAAGCACCTGAAAAGAGTATAATTGTTATTATAGTGCTCGTGATTCTGTGGTGGATTGGTAAAAGAATTGAGCGGCATCTGGAAAGATAAGTGATTAATATAAAATAAGTTGAGGTGCTCCTTTTGAAGCGGGAATTTATTGAATGGCTGATTGCGATTGTCATTGCCACAGTATTATATTTTGTTGTAAAGACATTCTTCTTTATTTCTTATTCTGTAAGTGGCGATTCAATGTATCCGACTTTCACTGATGGGGATAAGGTCATCGTTAATAAGATGAGTACACTGCATAATGGCGATGTTATCGTCTTTCATACAGGAAGTACTCAAGATTACGTTAAACGTATTATAGGAAAGCCGGGAGATAAAGTAGAATACAGGGATGATGTTTTATATATCAATGGCGAACGTACTGAAGAACCCTACCTTCAGGAAAACAGAATTGCTAAGACAAATATATTGCTTACAGAAAATTTCAAAGTAAGTGATCTATCTGGTGCGGGTGGTAAATCGGTCATTCCAGAAGGTAAGCTGCTTGTTCTTGGAGACAACAGAGAGACGAGTAATGATAGCAGAAGTTTCGGATTGATCAAAGAGCAGCAAGTTGTAGGAGAAGTACAGGTAAGATATTGGCCGCTAGATACATTTCATGTGAATTTTAATCCACAATAAATATAGATACAACTTTACAAAATATTCCTGTTTGTAAAGTTGTTTTTTTAGGAGGAAACAGATGACAGTTCAATTATTACTCGGCAGAAGAGGGACAGGGAAGACCCATGAAATTATTGAAAGGATAAAGTCACAGCTGAAAGGACAACCGCTTGGTGATCCAATTATCATGATTGCACCAAGACAAAGTACCTTTCAGATTGAACAGGCGTTAAGTCATGATGCGATGATTAAAGGAAGTATGCGTACAGCAATCTATTCCTTTGATCGACTGTTCTGGAGACTTGAAAGCGAAGAAGGAAGCACGGAGCTGCAGCATATTTCAAACAGTGGCGTTGAAATGCTGACGTATCAGATACTCAACGAACATAAAGATGAATTAAAGAGATTTCAGTCGACAAGCGCATATTTTGGCTTTAGTCAGAAGATGGCAGCAGTCATCTCAGAACTAAAAAAATATAATGTCACACCGCCCGATGTTTATACACTGCTCGGAAAAGAAATGGATGTGCGTACGAAAGATAAGCTGCATGACATATATGAAGTGTATACAGCATTAGACGAGAAGATGAGCGGACGGTATATGCAGACAGAGGATATGCTCGTTTCTCTATGTAGAATGATAGAAACATCAGAGACAATCCGTAATGCGGATATATACATTGATGGTTTCTATAACTTTACGACTGTAGAATATATGGTCATCCAGTCGTTAGCACAGCATGCGAAATCACTGACAATCGCATTGACAATCGATCAGACAGACCCTGTACTGTTTAGAAAGACGACCGAAACGTTGGATCATATTAAAACCTATTTGCATGAGCGCGCATTAACATATCATGTCGACAATATGCATGTTCCTTATCGTTTCAATGACGAACTGAACACGCTTGAAAACAGTTTCTCACGTGAAGTATCAATCAGTCACCCAGAGCATATACATTTATCACAGCATGCATCTGTACCAGCTGAAGCTGCGCATATCGCACATCAAATAATGGACCTCGTGAGAAATGGGGAGAGATTTAAGGATATTGCAGTACTCTATCGTGATGAAAGTTATGTCAAACAGCTGATCGATGTGTGCCGTAAGCATGAGATTCCATATCATACGGACTATAAAGAACTAATGATTCACCATAAAGCAATTGAACTGATTCGTTCATTACTGGATGCATTTAAGACAAATATGCGTATTGAACATCTATTTCGAGCACTGAAGACAGGTTTAATTGCACACGAATTTAAGAGAGAAGAAGATCTGCTTCTTATTGATATGCTGGAAAACGTTATGATTGAGCGTGGCATGTATTATGATGATTTAATTCATAAACGTAAATTATTTTATGATGAAAAGGATGTCTATGAACAAGACCAATGGGATGCATTACTACAATATATCGAGTATATGCTATCGATTATAGAACCTTTTAAGGAAGGGATAGTGAACGCGCAGTCCGGACGTGCATTTGCAAGTGCAATCTATAATTTTATGCTGTCAATTTCGCTGCCAGAATATTTGATGCAGCATAAAGATATGGCTAAAGACAACGGCGAGCAGTATATTGCGCTGACATTTGATCAGATTCTAACTGGACTAAATCAGGTACTGGATGATTTCGTATTGATTATGGATGAAGTGACATTAGATTATAAGGTGATGTGCGATATTATAGATGTTGGGTTCTTGGCACTTGA
This region includes:
- the lepB gene encoding signal peptidase I codes for the protein MKREFIEWLIAIVIATVLYFVVKTFFFISYSVSGDSMYPTFTDGDKVIVNKMSTLHNGDVIVFHTGSTQDYVKRIIGKPGDKVEYRDDVLYINGERTEEPYLQENRIAKTNILLTENFKVSDLSGAGGKSVIPEGKLLVLGDNRETSNDSRSFGLIKEQQVVGEVQVRYWPLDTFHVNFNPQ
- a CDS encoding argininosuccinate synthase — encoded protein: MNEKQKVVLAYSGGLDTSVAIQWLIEKGYDVIACCLDVGEGKDLAHIKEKALKVGAIESIMLDKIEAYAEDYLSYAIKGNSLYENTYPLISALSRPLIAEALVEVAHQHEAKFIAHGCTGKGNDQVRFEVAIHSIDPSITTLAPVRDWGFSREEEIEYAKAHDIPVPINLDSPYSIDQNLWGRSNECGILEDPYATPPEDAYDLTVSPKDAPDEEEIIDITFKAGLPAALNGQSLKLHEIIKQLNELGGKHGVGRIDHVENRLVGIKSREVYEAPGAMIILKAHKDLETITLTKDVQHFKPYVEQQFANLIYNGLFFSPLADHLKHLLTDMQQYVNGETKVKLYKGNITVIGRKSDNTLYNEKLATYTKEDTFNQQASVGFIEIYELPVKQATRVYRGDAHE
- a CDS encoding glucose-6-phosphate isomerase yields the protein MTHIKFNYDMAKSFVGDHELTQMQDLVKNIHHVIHEGSGAGSDFLGWLDLPVDYDKEEFARIKESAKKINADSDVLIVIGIGGSYLGARAAIEMLNKSFDHLKSDKTQIIFAGHQLSSSYLNDLIEYVQDKDFSVNVISKSGTTTEPAVAFRVFKKLLEEKYGKEGAKSRIYATTDKSKGALKSLATTEGYETFVVPDDVGGRFSVLTAVGLLPIAAAGHDIDAMMEGAASARNELSSSELTENISYQYAALRNILYNKGYTIEMLINYEPSLQYFNEWWKQLFGESEGKDFKGIYPSSANFSTDLHSLGQYVQEGRRDIFETVVKVTTPRSDVTIEADENDLDGLNFLAGKTLDFVNTKAFQGTLLAHSDGGVPNFVVEVPKLDAFTFGYLVYFFELSVAMSGYLLGVNPFNQPGVEAYKQNMFALLGKPGFEDKKAELEARLQ
- a CDS encoding VTT domain-containing protein; amino-acid sequence: MFTEAHLLELFERFKGLGIIIAFLLPFIEAFIPILPIMVFAVVNVNAYGLIPGFLLTWSGAVAGSYCVTLLVRTYGQHRLLRRLSKHPQTLKFIRRVDNRGMLPLFLLLCFPFTPSSLVNIVAGLSTLDIKKYLWVVLFGKAIMLFTLSFIGNDIYSFVKAPEKSIIVIIVLVILWWIGKRIERHLER